The Gymnogyps californianus isolate 813 chromosome 5, ASM1813914v2, whole genome shotgun sequence genome contains a region encoding:
- the SYT8 gene encoding LOW QUALITY PROTEIN: synaptotagmin-8 (The sequence of the model RefSeq protein was modified relative to this genomic sequence to represent the inferred CDS: deleted 2 bases in 1 codon; substituted 1 base at 1 genomic stop codon), with translation MVLSSSVPSLTPAKGDQTHLHYGQGAISLRGTSGWARSLRGGEGRLRLGRRRIEVVSPWEDPCARSHGPAGWAECGQSAGRVRWHLLLKQGPARWGRQLGRPRQTGTXLPASLTAPGPGAASTVMAADPLTVQPGSWRTSPAAAPHSKGGHPSLAMAVAARKGRVTASLLTGSTVAITTTARPGFLGGWLSRIPLPKWALITVAVAVAILLLLFLICIVRCYCGKKKPKKKERVSLHAVSSSTMASLVQPEMEDLERGTEQTGRGRLQYSLEYNFRAQELKVGVKQAAELKAMDSGGTSDPYVIIYLTSDRKKRYETKVYRKTLNPVFNESFTFQVPQAEVPESTLVMQIYDFNRFAKHDIIGEVQLPLASVNLQHVIEQWSDLVAASKVEEEQLGEICFSLRYVPSTGKLTVLILEAKKLKRMDSHGLSDPFVKVHLILNRKKWKKKKTSVKKNTLSPYFNEVFVFEVPFDQIQNVDVVISVWDHDKVTKNEPIGKLFLGCRATGNQLRHWSDVLSNPRRPLAQWHSLQPPDVVDKALALKSHLKLPLPPR, from the exons atgGTCCTGAGCAGCAGCGTCCCCAGCCTGACTCCTGCCAAAGGAGACCAAACTCACCTGCATTACGGCCAAGGAGCCATCTCCCTGCGTGGCACCAG TGGCTGGGCCCGGAGCTTGCGTGGCGGGGAAGGGAGACTGAGGCTGGGAAGGAGACGCATCG AGGTGGTTTCTCCCTGGGAGGATCCCTGTGCAAGAAGCCATGGCCCTGCAGGTTGGGCAGAATGTGGGCAGAGTGCAGGCAGAGTGAGGTGGCATTTGCTGCTTAAGCAGGGACCTGCTCGA tggggcaggcagctggggcgGCCAAGGCAAACAGGCACATAACTGCCAGCCTCCCTCACGGCACCAGGGCCGGGTGCCGCCAGCACGGTGATGGCTGCAGACCCACTCACCGTGCAGCCCGGCTCCTGGCgcacctctcctgctgctgctcctcactCAAAAGGAG GTCACCCCAGCTTAGCCATGGCGGTAGCAGCCAGGAAAGGCAGAGTGACGGCCTCCCTGCTCACCGGCAGCACCGTGGCCATCACCACCACAGCTCGGCCGGGCTTCCTGGGTGGCTGGCTTAGCCGGATCCCAC TACCCAAATGGGCGCTCATCACCGTGGCTGTGGCAGTGgccattctcctcctcctcttcctcatctgcATCGTCAGGTGCTACTGTGGCAAGAAGAAGCCCAAGAAGAAGGAGAGAGTCAGCTTGCACGCTGTCAGCAGCTCCACCATGGCCAGCCTC gtcCAGCCCGAGATGGAGGACCTGGAGCGGGGCACGGAGCAGACGGGGCGAGGAAGGCTGCAGTACTCCCTGGAGTACAACTTCCGCGCGCAGGAG CTGAAAGTTGGCGTGAAGCAGGCAGCCGAGCTGAAGGCCATGGACAGTGGAGGCACATCTGATCCGTATGTGATCATCTACCTAACGTCTGATAGGAAGAAGAGGTACGAGACCAAGGTTTACCGCAAGACCCTGAACCCTGTCTTCAATGAGAGCTTCACTTTCCAG GTACCCCAGGCGGAGGTGCCTGAATCCACACTGGTGATGCAGATCTATGACTTCAACCGCTTTGCCAAGCACGACATCATTGGCGAGGTCCAGCTGCCCCTGGCCAGCGTCAACCTGCAGCACGTCATTGAGCAGTGGAGTGACCTGGTGGCAGCCAGTAAAGTGGAG GAAGAGCAGCTGGGCGAGATCTGCTTCTCGCTGCGCTACGTCCCCAGCACTGGCAAGCTGACGGTGCTCATCCTGGAAGCCAAGAAGCTGAAGCGGATGGACTCCCATGGGCTCTCAG ATCCTTTTGTCAAGGTGCATCTCATCCTGAacaggaagaaatggaagaagaagaagacaAGTGTGAAGAAAAACACCTTAAGCCCTTACTTCAACGAGGTGTTTGTTTTTGAGGTGCCTTTCGATCAGATCCAG aACGTGGATGTTGTCATCTCTGTCTGGGATCACGACAAAGTGACCAAGAACGAGCCCATTGGCAAACTCTTCCTGGGCTGCCGAGCCACGGGCAACCAGCTGCGGCACTGGTCCGACGTACTGTCCAACCCACGCCGGCCCCTTGCCCAGTggcacagcctgcagcccccGGATGTGGTCGACAAAGCCCTGGCCCTGAAGTCCCACCTCaagctgcccctgccccccaGATAG